The following DNA comes from Myxococcales bacterium.
AGCCCCAGGCGGCGGGCGATCGGCACCGAGATCACGGCGGCGAGAAGGTAAACGAAGGCCTGGGCCAAAACATTGCCATGCATGTCAGAACGCCCTTCCTTCCGTGGCTTCCTGCGGGGCGCGGATGATCGCGCCCGCCTCGGGATCGAGCTGCAACAACGATGCGGCTATGTCGAGGTCGAGTCGATCTTGGGTCAACGCTTCGATCACGCGCTGGTAAGCGTGGCAGGGCCCGTCGTAGTCCTCGTCGCGGCGAAAACGCAAAACGCCGTGCACCACGAAAGGGGCGAGAAAACGCATCCCGCACAGGTGGGCCGTGGCTTCGTAAGGCGCCAGCAGCGCACGCACCGAAAAACGGTTGTGCCCCGAAGCCGTGTAGGAGGCGGCAGGCCCCCCCGTGGTCAGCGCGTTGAAGGTGACCTTGCCCGCCAAGGCCGTTCCGCCCGCGCCATAGGCCCAGCCATGTGTCAGCACCAGATCTTGCCATTCCTTGAGGATGGCGGGGGTCGAGTACCAGTAAAACGGCGACTGAAACACGACCGCATCGTGGGCCAGGAGCAACTCTTGCTCTCGCTTCACGTCGATGCCGAGGTCGGGGTACTGCTCGTAAAGGTCATGGCAGGTTACGCCCTTCAGCGCGGACACGGCGTCGAGAAGCCGCCGGTTCATGCGCGACCTTTCGAGCGCAGGATGCGCGACGAGCAACAGGACCTTCATCTTGCCCCCAAAATTCGGGCTCACCTATACCTCACCCCGAGGGCACCTGGCAATGAGAGCCCCGCTTCGTCGCCGCGGCCCCGGCGCGCTAAGCTTCGGCCCCACACGATGAGCGCCCGATTTCCCGACGATCCCAAGCCTTGGCAGGTTCTCGAACGAACCTATTTGTTTCAGCGCCCGCCCTGGCTCACCCTCCGCCAGGACCACGTGCGGCTGCCGAACGGGCAAGAGATCCGAGAGTACTGGGTCTCGGAGTACCCACCCTGGGTGAACGTGGTGGCGGTAACCCAGGACCAGCGGCTGGTGCTCATTCGCCAGTATCGCCACGGGCTGGGCGCCGTGCACTTCGAGCTGCCTGCGGGGGTTGTCGATCCCGAAGACCCCTCTCTCGAGGTCGCCGCCCGCAGGGAGCTGGCCGAAGAAACGGGCTACGGAGGCGGGCGGTGGACGCCGCTGTGCACGCTGTCGGCGAACCCCGCCCTGCAAACCAATCTCTCCTACAGTTTCCTCGCGGAGGGTGTGGAGCCCCTGGCCGAGGCCCGCCCCGAGAGCACCGAGGACTTGCGCGTACACCTCGTCACGTACGACGAAGCCCGCGCGCTCCTCGTCACCGACGAAATGGTCCAGGCGCTGCACGTGGCGCCTTTGGCCAAGTACCTGCTTACACGTTGAGCGCGAGCGCCCAGGTGATCTAGCGCCGGACGCCAGAAGGCCGGGGCAGCTCGAACAGCTCCGTGGTGCGCGCGTAGCTCGCGCCCCCCATGCGACCGATCGTATCGAGTTTGTGAGCATCGATCTGGCCTTCGGCCGTGACGATCGCGTCGTCGGCGTGCACCATCACGATGCGCCCGATGACGAGGTTCGCCGCCAAGGGGCCGTCGCCCACGCGCACGATCTGGTGAACCACGCACTCGAGGTGGGCCCGGCTCTCGCCCACCCGCGGCGGACGCACCTGCTCGCTGGCCACGGGCGTAAGACCACAGGCCGCAAACTCGTCGACCTCGTAGTCGAACTCGGCCGAGGTTTCGTTCACCGCCACCCGCTGGTCGAACGATGCCGCGCTCACCACGAACTCCGGCACGACGCGGAGGTTGCGCACGGTGTCCTTGGGGGTGCCGTCGCGGCGATCCACGCACGAAAACACCACAGTCGGAGGATTGGCCCCCACGCCACTGAAGAAACTGAACGGGGCCAAGTTTGGCACCCCCTCCGCCGACAGCGTGGAGATCCAGGCGATCGGCCGCGGCGTGATGAGCCCGATCATTAACTGGTAAACATCGCGGGCCGGGAGTGTCGAAGGGTCGAAGCGCATCGAACCCGCAGTGTACCACCGCCCGTCCCGGCCGCGTCAGTCAGGGAGCGCGAAGGGAGCCTTCCCGAAACGCACCCGCAAACCATTGATGAAGCGATTGACCCCCGGTCGGTTCAAAAGCCGCAGCTCGACCTTGCGTTTTCCTGGGAAGGTCACCAGGGAGAGGCCCAGCAGCAAAAACACGAGCCCAGGGCCCGGCACGAGCGGCAGGATC
Coding sequences within:
- a CDS encoding NAD(P)H-dependent oxidoreductase: MSPNFGGKMKVLLLVAHPALERSRMNRRLLDAVSALKGVTCHDLYEQYPDLGIDVKREQELLLAHDAVVFQSPFYWYSTPAILKEWQDLVLTHGWAYGAGGTALAGKVTFNALTTGGPAASYTASGHNRFSVRALLAPYEATAHLCGMRFLAPFVVHGVLRFRRDEDYDGPCHAYQRVIEALTQDRLDLDIAASLLQLDPEAGAIIRAPQEATEGRAF
- a CDS encoding flavin reductase family protein, yielding MRFDPSTLPARDVYQLMIGLITPRPIAWISTLSAEGVPNLAPFSFFSGVGANPPTVVFSCVDRRDGTPKDTVRNLRVVPEFVVSAASFDQRVAVNETSAEFDYEVDEFAACGLTPVASEQVRPPRVGESRAHLECVVHQIVRVGDGPLAANLVIGRIVMVHADDAIVTAEGQIDAHKLDTIGRMGGASYARTTELFELPRPSGVRR
- a CDS encoding NUDIX hydrolase, with product MSARFPDDPKPWQVLERTYLFQRPPWLTLRQDHVRLPNGQEIREYWVSEYPPWVNVVAVTQDQRLVLIRQYRHGLGAVHFELPAGVVDPEDPSLEVAARRELAEETGYGGGRWTPLCTLSANPALQTNLSYSFLAEGVEPLAEARPESTEDLRVHLVTYDEARALLVTDEMVQALHVAPLAKYLLTR